The DNA window TTCCTTACAGATGTCATCTTCATGGATGCCTGCAATTACCCCACTTTCTCTCAAGCAGTCTTGGAGTCCATGCATAGGAACAAGCTGGACCTGAATGATGTCTGGGCAGTAGTGACAGACAATGCATCCTACTGCTTGAAGGCCTACAGAGAAGTACTGAAAGGTGTGATGCCTAACAGTGTGCAGGTGGGCTGTCTGTGTCATGTGATCAACTTGGTGGGGGAGACCTGGCAGCACTTCAAATACTTTGGTGAAATAGCATCGTTGGTGATGTGGGTCAGATCGGCATTCGTCAAAAAACCTGCCAGGAAAAGAAGATGGATTGCCTTCTTGAAAATGAAGGAGTGTGTACACACAAAGGTGCCCCCAGAAGCAGGAAACACAAGATAGAACAGCTGGTTTCAAACTGCAATATCATGCAGACCACATTGATCTCTACCACGAGTTCGTTCAAGCTGAAAAGTCATCTGCTATGGCAGTGACCAACATCCTTGACTTGCTCTCTACTGAGGAGAAGAAGGACATGATCAAGGTGAAGTTGACCTTAATTTCTGAAGCATGCTCCAAGCTcatcacagcactgaccatccTCGAAGGCACACACCGCCCCACAGCAGTTTCAGCTTTCAACATCATGGAAAACCTAGAGTCCTACCTGGGTAATGGAACAGCAAAGGTATGCGGGTTCGGCATCAACACTGACAGCATCCTTGACCAGCTTGGCATGAGGGTGAAGAGGGAGATTCTGGACAATCTCCATGAAGCTTTCCATCTAGCCTTCAACAAGTTCTCCAAACACTGGGATGGCCATCCAGCCAAGGAGGTGTACAGGCTACTCAGGGTGTTTGACCCCAGACAAGCCCCTGCCATGGAGAAGCAAATCGAGCACTATGCAAAGCTGCAACCTCTTGCTCATCCTTCAGCTGAGCTTAGTGAGCAGTGGCTGGTGTACCAGCAGTGTGTGAGAAATGAGAAGCCCCCAGCAGATCTTGACCTTCGTGGCTTCTGGGAGGGTGTCCGGGGAAGATTTCCTAAAGTTGCAGAGGTTGCTGTGCCATACCTCTTCTTCCCTGTTAGCTCTGTTGATACAGAGAGAAGCTTCAGCAAGTACAAAACGCTGCTGACCGACAAAAGAGAGTCCCTCACTGACTAAAACACAAAGCGCCTAACTATCATGTATCACAATGGTGATGTCAGCCAGAGATGGGGAGAAGCATGAATTTTTAAAGGACATCCCTTtgaaagaaattacattttacaatttttctgatttatttttgtggcaagtgagtgccacccctcctgccttCCAACAGACTCACGTGAGACAACGTTTGGTTTTTAGCACTTCCGTGCTCTTTTATTAAGCCCACGGCCTTCGCTCGGCCACAACGTAACACAGATCTTTTGTTTTAGTTCGGTAATTCTGTGCAGTTCCGTCGTCTCTCTGGCGTTTACTCCCGAATACTCCCGCTCCTGTCcccgcttttaaaaaccccaggctcactgttgaaaacagaggcaatcagcgcaattaaacaattgataattatcggcgctgattacctccacctgacagttgtgacgaaggatccgagagccgctcctctcactctctctctgcagccgacacCCAAActacgcccaccccaccacaattttaaacaaattattattttttattatttaactatttaactattttgttattgcactgcactggactgcactgcactggcaGTTGAACTGCACTGAACTGCATTGAACcgaattaaacaaaaaaaaagaaatcaaaacaaattttaaaaactgcattgaCACTGTTTGCAGATGTACTGTTATTAAAGTttgttaaaaacataattttgtattgtttttttgttaaatccgaaggaaaaaatattaaatccgAGAAATTcgaaaacaggaaaattcaaATCCGAAAACAGGAAAAGATAAAACGAATTTCATAGGGCCCTAGAATACAGTCACGATCTAAAATATTCAGCATAGAACAAAATGATAAAGATATGATCCACACAGGCCTAACCAAGCCACAAAAGACACAGTAGTCCTAAGTAGCACTGTAGTCCCCTTCCCTTCACACAATTTCTAGGGCTGTCttggttgaaaatgaaaaatacacacacgcacacttacctGAACTAGTCTATAATGCATTTGCCCTTTGAtaaaccaaatttaattttaacaatTAGTACAGCTATCAGTGCTATTAGTAGTCAGATTATGTAGGAATTTAAGTATCATATTTTGATATTATAATAACGGATTAGTCTTGTTAATATGGTAGAGTCTTACATCAAGTTGATACTTGATAGTATATATGCCTGCACACACGGCTATGGGAAAACGTATGCTGAAACCGCcttaattttgaattaaataatcAGCAGTATGCTTTTTTCATTGTAGATGGCTGCACAAAGACCTAAAAGCGTAGTGTAGAGTCACCCAACCATCACCAGGGAAGGCGGTGTGCAACACATGCCAAGAAAGTGTCAGTATGGGAGCAGCAattacaaaaactaaaaatacttcaaatatttgGGCTCATCTAAGGATTCATCACCCTGCATTGCATGATGCAGcacagaagaaaagagaaacttCGGAGAAAACGACTCAACCTCAGCCTACAATACAGCAAATGTTTCAGAGACAAACAAGGTGGCCAAATACAGATGGCAAATCAAAACATTTGGACAAAGTGATCACAGAGATGATTGTTAGTGACAACCAACCTTTCACAGTGGTGTCTGATGCTGGCTTCAAGCGCCTCATGGCTGTAGCTGAACCAAGATACACACTGAAAAGCGAAAAGTATTACCGCACAGAAATGATGGAAGGTATTCACCACAAGGTTGTAGAGAAGATAAAGGCTCTGGTCCAACCAGAGAATGCCGGccactcactctctttcacaaCTGACTGCTGGTCTGGGACAACAGAATCACTTATGAGTCTTACATGCCACTTCATTGACAATGGATGGACAAGAAAGCAGGTGGTTTTGAATACAAAAGCGATGTGTGAGTCCCACACTGGGGAGTATATTAGAGAGACATTCCTGGACATGCTGGATGATTGGAACATAAGCAAAGACCATGTGGGGCTTGTACTTCGTGACAGTGGAGCAAATATGGTAAAAGGAATGAGGCTCGCTGAACTGCCAGACCTCAGCTGCACAGCCCACTCGCTACAACTTGTGGTGAACGATGGCCTGTCAAGCCAAAGAGCAGTCATCGACGTCATTGCAATGCTAAAGAAGTGAGCTACCCACTTCCACCACTCTGTTCTCGCCAAGCAGCATTTGAAGGAGATTCAGGAGGACCTTGGCCTACCCAAACACAACATAATCCAGACCAACCCAACAAGGTGGAACTCAACGCTCCACCTGCTGCAAAGAATGCTTGAGCAAAAGCGTGCTCTTAGCATCTACTCAggtgaacattacattacattaattacattacaggcatttagcagacgctcttatccagagcgacttacacaacttttacaatagcatttacatagcatccatttataccgctggatatatactgaagcaatgcagttaagtaccttgctcaagggtacaacggcagcgtactacccgggaattgaacctgtgacctttaggtcataagaccagctctttacccattatactacactgccgcccatcgTCTGGTTAGGCGGATACAAGTGCCCTACTGCTGACCAGTGGGACATTGTGTCCAATTTAGTTGAAACTCTCATCCCAATAGAAGAAGTGACACTGGAAGTGAGCCATTATGATTCATCTGTGTCATGCATCATTCCCTGTCTGACAGTACTGAAGATGCTACTTCAAGATGATAAAAGTCCCTCTTCACGAGGCATCAGAACGCTCAGGCAGGTCATGCTGGAGAGCCTAACCAGACGTTTCTCAAAAattgaagaaacaaaaaatgttgtgCTGGCATGTCTCTTGGATCCCCGTTGTAAGAGCCATGCATTCT is part of the Anguilla anguilla isolate fAngAng1 chromosome 7, fAngAng1.pri, whole genome shotgun sequence genome and encodes:
- the LOC118232230 gene encoding uncharacterized protein LOC118232230; amino-acid sequence: MAVTNILDLLSTEEKKDMIKVKLTLISEACSKLITALTILEGTHRPTAVSAFNIMENLESYLGNGTAKVCGFGINTDSILDQLGMRVKREILDNLHEAFHLAFNKFSKHWDGHPAKEVYRLLRVFDPRQAPAMEKQIEHYAKLQPLAHPSAELSEQWLVYQQCVRNEKPPADLDLRGFWEGVRGRFPKVAEVAVPYLFFPVSSVDTERSFSKYKTLLTDKRESLTD
- the LOC118232231 gene encoding zinc finger BED domain-containing protein 4-like; translation: MGAAITKTKNTSNIWAHLRIHHPALHDAAQKKRETSEKTTQPQPTIQQMFQRQTRWPNTDGKSKHLDKVITEMIVSDNQPFTVVSDAGFKRLMAVAEPRYTLKSEKYYRTEMMEGIHHKVVEKIKALVQPENAGHSLSFTTDCWSGTTESLMSLTCHFIDNGWTRKQVVLNTKAMCESHTGEYIRETFLDMLDDWNISKDHVGLVLRDSGANMVKGMRLAELPDLSCTAHSLQLVVNDGLSSQRAVIDVIAMLKK